A genomic window from Silene latifolia isolate original U9 population chromosome Y, ASM4854445v1, whole genome shotgun sequence includes:
- the LOC141628480 gene encoding uncharacterized protein LOC141628480 yields MVKEAVDVVPIWIRFYGLPLKFWGNALMKIAAGGEADGCDNTLLKTFLGYARIMVEVKIGTDLPDVIQFADELDNNHRQIVHYEWKPILCTDCQGLGHLARDCRKAKTTKVSRPAQQVWRPKKVPQNVSVPSVEHGVAHEPPEQQEQPIVQARGPLGLESLGGLATPMPGLVTPMPNILRSFTPARIITKMTRQGGMCLGSGTSTYMEVLEHSVHYRRVLAGEMEALKLGVIHAKVSCTNGRTWWMSIIYGFNKVQERIPLWDSLRNMRQVVNGPWLVMGDFNNVLAMCERVGSEVSNYELRGFQDCVEDCGIVDLPAHGAFFTWNNKHEPGAMVFSRIDRAMSNDEWLDRFPEVIPMFHP; encoded by the exons ATGGTGAAGGAAGCTGTAGATGTAGTCCCTATTTGGATACGTTTTTATGGTCTTCCATTGAAATTCTGGGGAAATGCTTTGATGAAGATTGCGGCGGGTGGGGAAGCCGATGGGTGTGATAATACCTTGCTGAAGACCTTCCTTGGGTATGCTCGGATTATGGTGGAGGTTAAAATTGGGACTGATTTACCTGATGTCATTCAGTTTGCTGATGAACTTGACAACAATCATAGGCAAATTGTTCACTATGAATGGAAACCCATTTTGTGTACGGATTGTCAGGGGTTGGGTCATCTTGCCAGGGACTGTAGGAAAGCTAAGACTACTAAGGTTTCTAGGCCAGCTCAACAGGTCTGGAGGCCTAAGAAGGTTCCACAGAATGTGAGTGTCCCTTCTGTTGAACATGGGGTAGCACATGAACCACCagaacaacaagaacaacctATTGTTCAAGCTCGGGGTCCTTTGGGTCTTGAGAGTTTAGGGGGTCTGGCTACACCTATGCCAGGGCTGGTTACACCTATGCCAAATATTCTGAGGTCCTTCACACCTGCTAGAATCATTACTAAGATGACAAGGCAAGGTGGGATGTGTTTGGGCAGTGGGACAAGCACATATATGGAGGTGTTGGAACATTCTGTTCATTATAGGAGAGTCCTTGCAGGGGAAATGGAGG CATTGAAGCTCGGAGTTATTCATGCCAAGGTCTCTTGTACAAATGGTCGGACTTGGTGGATGTCGATTATCTATGGATTTAATAAGGTTCAAGAACGAATTCCTCTATGGGACTCTCTGAGAAATATGAGACAAGTTGTCAATGGTCCTTGGTTGGTCATGGGTGATTTCAACAATGTTCTTGCTATGTGTGAAAGAGTGGGGTCTGAAGTTTCAAATTATGAATTGAGAGGATTCCAGGATTGTGTGGAGGATTGTGGTATTGTTGATCTTCCTGCTCATGGTGCCTTTTTCACCTGGAATAACAAACATGAACCAGGTGCCATGGTGTTCAGTAGGATTGATAGAGCCATGAGTAATGATGAATGGCTTGATCGGTTCCCCGAGGTTATCCCTATGTTTCATCCCTGA